One Deinococcus radiopugnans ATCC 19172 DNA segment encodes these proteins:
- a CDS encoding alpha-mannosidase: MTHALTTAQILIRLHNRLNELGAWRDARRQALAGGEFFAHGSEQAHSIALNESWPSRDFPVTLRFEATVPADWTGPVSLRFDVGGEGLLSVNGRPIGGLNPYHQEYRLAEASGGQRLSIEIQASPKDLFGRPNLRPRLKMACLVEPDLEVRALHDDLSAAHEAARQLLAHGQPDLAAQLADALSDLFNQLPIPRSDSAAYLSRAVQQREQADQIAGIWDEWDFASEDSPPFPDDLRPALRQARQVWDERRADLLNRFPPVGEIRLSGHAHIDLAWLWPLSETRLKAQRTFSTVLTLMEQYPDFTFNQSSAQLYRYVEEDAPELFSRIRQRVQEGRWDVVGGMWVEPDGNLISGESWARQLLYGQRYFAEKFGKLARVCWLPDTFGYAANLPQLLQLSNIPYFFTIKLTWNETNTFPYDLYHWEGLDGSQVLAHSFYNPLPAQGYNGDIAPLDVLQTWGNFRGKRHSPASLLSFGHGDGGGGPTAEMLQRYGRLKAFPGLPRLKMTRVAEFYDEVQATKLPTWVGEQYLEMHRGTFTSQALVKKFNRRLEHTLVEAEAACTLAFRLLEQPSPRQALAALWQTLLRNQFHDILPGSSVKAVYDVAHQELGAALEKAMAVRNAALQALSDAVSGPERIVVWNLSSDDRPLHAVLETERPLALTTDEGLAVQTHFQGGQLHLCGEMTVPGLGYLALKVAQAEAPASALNTNPDDLTLDNACLRVTVGDDGTLTSMYDKRLAREMLAGRGNQLWAYVDIAREYDAWEVDAAYAEDGEELLAAQPPQRLSDAPYPAIRVTRRHGDSTITQVYELRPGSARLDIKTEVDWHGRHTFLRSLTPVKIRSPHATYETAYGSVVRTTQTNTSWDAAQFEVPAHRWADLNDGACGVSLLNDSKYGYSCRGNVLGLSLLRSPVYPDPTADEGQHRFTYALYPHAGDWRGGTLREAQDLNAPLIALHSAATGGTFPAQSRLVSLPAGLRLSALKLAEDADAAILRVYEAHGQQASLEGLSALDIHRWKVVNLLEDVVSDFAETEQTIRPYQVVTLLAGE; the protein is encoded by the coding sequence ATGACGCACGCCCTGACGACGGCCCAGATCCTTATTCGCCTGCACAATCGCCTCAACGAGCTGGGGGCCTGGCGCGACGCCCGGCGGCAGGCGCTGGCGGGGGGCGAGTTCTTCGCCCACGGCTCGGAACAGGCCCATTCCATTGCCTTGAATGAAAGCTGGCCCAGCCGCGATTTCCCGGTCACGCTGCGCTTTGAGGCCACGGTGCCGGCAGACTGGACAGGGCCGGTTTCCCTGCGCTTTGATGTCGGCGGTGAGGGCCTGCTGAGCGTGAATGGGCGGCCCATTGGCGGTCTCAATCCCTACCACCAGGAGTACCGGCTCGCTGAGGCCTCCGGCGGGCAGCGCCTGAGCATCGAGATTCAGGCCAGCCCCAAGGACCTGTTCGGACGCCCGAACCTGCGTCCGCGGCTGAAGATGGCCTGTCTGGTGGAGCCTGACCTGGAGGTTCGCGCGCTGCACGACGACCTCAGCGCGGCACACGAGGCGGCCCGGCAACTCCTGGCACACGGCCAGCCTGACCTGGCCGCCCAGCTCGCCGACGCCCTGAGTGACTTGTTTAATCAGCTTCCCATCCCGCGCAGTGACAGCGCCGCGTACCTTTCGCGCGCGGTCCAGCAGCGCGAACAGGCGGACCAGATCGCCGGCATCTGGGACGAGTGGGATTTTGCCAGCGAGGACAGCCCCCCGTTCCCCGATGATCTGCGCCCGGCACTCCGGCAGGCCCGACAGGTCTGGGACGAGCGCCGGGCCGACCTGCTGAACCGCTTCCCGCCTGTCGGGGAGATCCGCCTGTCGGGCCACGCCCACATCGATCTGGCCTGGCTGTGGCCGCTCTCCGAAACGCGCCTTAAAGCGCAGCGCACCTTTTCCACGGTGTTGACCCTGATGGAGCAGTACCCCGATTTCACCTTCAACCAGTCCTCGGCCCAGCTTTACCGTTACGTCGAGGAAGACGCCCCCGAACTGTTCAGCCGCATCCGGCAGCGCGTTCAGGAAGGGCGCTGGGACGTCGTCGGCGGCATGTGGGTGGAACCCGACGGCAACCTGATTTCCGGCGAGTCGTGGGCGCGGCAGTTGCTCTACGGCCAGCGCTACTTTGCCGAGAAATTCGGCAAGCTTGCCCGCGTCTGCTGGCTGCCCGACACCTTCGGCTACGCCGCCAACCTGCCGCAACTGCTGCAACTCTCGAACATTCCCTATTTCTTTACCATCAAACTGACCTGGAACGAGACCAACACCTTTCCCTATGACCTCTATCACTGGGAGGGGCTGGACGGCAGCCAGGTGCTGGCCCACAGCTTTTACAACCCCCTGCCCGCGCAGGGCTACAACGGCGATATCGCCCCGCTGGACGTGTTGCAGACCTGGGGAAATTTCCGGGGCAAGCGCCACAGTCCCGCCTCGCTGCTCAGCTTTGGCCACGGCGACGGCGGCGGCGGTCCCACCGCCGAGATGCTGCAAAGGTACGGACGGCTCAAGGCGTTCCCCGGTCTTCCTCGCCTGAAGATGACCCGGGTGGCCGAGTTCTACGACGAGGTGCAGGCCACGAAGTTGCCCACCTGGGTCGGCGAGCAGTACCTGGAAATGCACCGGGGCACGTTTACTTCTCAGGCCCTCGTAAAGAAGTTCAACCGCCGTCTAGAACACACGCTGGTGGAAGCAGAGGCGGCCTGCACCCTGGCCTTCCGTCTGTTGGAGCAACCCTCCCCCCGGCAGGCCCTGGCCGCGTTGTGGCAGACCCTGCTCAGGAACCAGTTTCACGACATTCTGCCGGGTTCCAGCGTCAAGGCCGTGTATGACGTGGCCCACCAGGAACTCGGCGCGGCGCTGGAGAAGGCGATGGCCGTGCGAAATGCAGCGCTGCAAGCCCTCAGCGACGCAGTCAGCGGCCCGGAACGCATCGTCGTCTGGAACCTGTCCTCCGATGATCGCCCGCTGCACGCTGTCCTTGAAACGGAGCGGCCGCTGGCCCTCACGACAGACGAGGGACTCGCGGTCCAGACGCACTTCCAGGGTGGTCAGCTTCACCTTTGCGGTGAAATGACCGTGCCGGGCCTGGGCTACCTGGCGCTCAAGGTGGCGCAGGCCGAGGCCCCAGCGTCAGCCCTCAACACCAACCCTGACGACCTGACGCTGGACAATGCTTGCCTGCGCGTGACGGTCGGCGACGACGGCACGCTTACGTCCATGTACGACAAACGGCTGGCCCGCGAGATGCTCGCCGGGCGCGGCAATCAGCTGTGGGCCTACGTGGACATCGCCCGCGAGTACGACGCCTGGGAGGTGGACGCCGCCTACGCCGAGGACGGTGAGGAACTGCTGGCCGCTCAGCCTCCACAACGGCTCTCCGACGCGCCGTATCCGGCCATTCGGGTGACTCGCAGGCACGGCGACAGCACCATCACCCAGGTCTATGAGCTGCGGCCCGGCAGCGCCCGGCTGGACATCAAGACGGAGGTGGACTGGCATGGCCGCCACACCTTCCTGCGCTCGCTGACGCCGGTGAAGATTCGCAGTCCGCACGCCACCTACGAGACGGCCTACGGCAGCGTCGTTCGCACCACCCAGACCAACACCAGTTGGGACGCCGCGCAATTTGAGGTGCCCGCCCACCGCTGGGCTGACCTGAATGATGGAGCCTGTGGGGTCAGCCTGCTCAATGACAGCAAGTACGGGTATTCGTGCCGGGGCAACGTGCTGGGCCTGAGCTTGCTCCGATCGCCGGTCTATCCCGATCCCACGGCGGATGAGGGGCAGCACCGGTTCACCTACGCGCTTTACCCACATGCGGGGGACTGGCGCGGAGGCACCCTGAGGGAAGCCCAGGACCTCAACGCCCCCCTGATCGCCCTTCACAGCGCGGCAACGGGCGGCACCTTTCCCGCCCAGTCGCGTTTGGTCAGCCTACCCGCTGGCCTGCGCCTGAGCGCCCTCAAGCTGGCCGAGGATGCAGACGCCGCCATTCTGCGCGTCTATGAGGCCCACGGTCAGCAGGCCTCGCTGGAGGGCTTGAGTGCCCTGGACATCCACCGCTGGAAGGTGGTGAATCTCCTGGAGGACGTGGTTTCAGACTTCGCAGAGACGGAGCAAACCATCCGGCCCTATCAGGTGGTCACGCTTCTCGCCGGCGAATGA
- a CDS encoding MurR/RpiR family transcriptional regulator translates to MTQLQVLSPSPPSSGAIGRIRLQAHSLSPSLRRVAEHVMQHADSAVHQTITEVAASVGVSEATITRLCRKLDYAGFHAFKIALAADLGGREQRGRTAQEQVGADMPTPTQRLFQQAARTLDDTARLLDPVMLEDVARLLARAPRVDLTGQGNSGLIAQFFAHRLMRIGITASAYTDPHLAAVSISTLPRGGVVIGLSSSGSTIDTVQHLKLAQSCGVFTVAITHRASSPITRHAGAVLFTAAQEDPLTDAVLDTLTSQVMLLEVLYSAVLGHRPESNAMLRVTAESVVEKKY, encoded by the coding sequence ATGACCCAGCTTCAGGTTCTATCGCCCAGTCCACCGTCCAGTGGGGCCATCGGGCGCATTCGCCTCCAGGCCCATAGCCTCTCGCCCAGCCTGCGCCGCGTGGCGGAACATGTCATGCAACACGCTGACAGCGCCGTTCATCAGACCATCACCGAGGTGGCCGCCAGCGTGGGCGTGTCCGAGGCAACGATCACCCGGCTGTGCCGCAAGCTGGATTACGCCGGATTTCATGCCTTCAAGATTGCGCTGGCTGCCGATCTGGGCGGACGTGAGCAGCGTGGGCGCACGGCGCAGGAACAGGTGGGCGCCGACATGCCCACCCCCACCCAGCGGCTGTTCCAGCAGGCGGCGCGCACGCTGGACGACACGGCCCGTCTGCTCGATCCCGTGATGCTGGAGGACGTGGCGCGGCTGCTGGCCCGCGCCCCCAGGGTGGACCTGACCGGGCAGGGCAACAGCGGCCTGATCGCGCAGTTCTTCGCCCACCGCCTGATGCGGATCGGCATCACCGCCAGCGCGTATACCGATCCACATCTGGCGGCCGTGAGCATCAGCACGCTGCCGCGAGGGGGCGTGGTGATCGGCCTGAGCAGTTCAGGCAGCACCATCGACACCGTGCAGCACCTGAAACTGGCGCAGTCGTGCGGGGTGTTCACCGTGGCCATCACCCACCGGGCCAGCAGCCCGATCACGCGTCACGCCGGCGCGGTGCTGTTCACCGCTGCCCAGGAAGATCCGCTGACCGACGCCGTGCTGGACACCCTGACCTCCCAGGTGATGTTGCTGGAAGTGCTGTACTCCGCCGTTCTGGGCCACCGGCCCGAATCCAACGCCATGCTGCGCGTCACTGCCGAAAGTGTCGTGGAAAAAAAGTACTGA